The region CGAAAAGCCGGGTGGTGAGTTCAATATGCGTATCTACGTCCCACTCGCGCACGAGCCTGGTGCGGATGTCCATGGCCTGGTGCTCGAGTTCGGTGATTTCTTGTTGGCTGGTGCTCAGTTTTTCCATAAAGGCTGATTCCCACTCCTTCCTCGAGGAGAGAGAATAAGTGGAAAAGCGTTACAAAATTATTAGGCGCGATGAGCCAGCAATGAGAAGTTTTGCGCTTGTAACCACCTCCGCTCATGGTCTAATTACTGAATTCACATGAAAGGGAAAGCCACGACCAGGTAACGCAACTACGACCAAAGGCTTAGGTCTTCATATGAGAAAAATTAATGAGAATTAATATTTCTTAGAATCGCAGCAGCGATGATGGGCTCACGACAGTCTAAGAGGAGGTTGCCGTAACCGATTTTGCTCGGTCTGGGAAGGACCCGATTCTTTTACCTATTGTGGGAGATTACGTGGGAGACATGAGACAAGCAAGGATGAGCGCCGCACATGCTGCACCCATGCTCGAGTCGGTCGCTGTCGAGGGGATTGGCAATGAGGAGAGCATCTCACAAAGCCTCACCTCACACCATCCATCACAGCACCATCCATCACAGCACCATAGGCCACAACCCTACAGCAGCGAGGTCGTCTTGACGGCGGCACTGCTGGGCATCTCCCAGGAGCGCGCGGCGGAAGCGCTCAAGGCGATAAGGCGCAAGAAGGCCGGTCGCTAGCCGGGTTCGCTAGCTCGAGTCGGGCGCGCCCCAGCCGTCACGCCTGCTGGTGAAGGGAGGACAGGGTGAAGATAGGCCAGCCCGGCGGCGGTCTTAGCGACCTCGTCCGCGCCCTCGAGCAGGTCGGCGATCGGGTCCCAGCGGCCGTTGATGAGGGCGTTGCGGGCGCTCTCCCTGATCTCGATGTCTACTGTCTTGCCGCCAAAGCTCACCGTGCTCGCCTCGACGTCGACGGTTATCTCGGTGTTCGGCTCGGTCGCTACGGCCCCGGCCAGCTCCCGAATCCGCGCCCTGCTCGCCAGGGCGCAGGGCATGCCCAGCGTCACCGCGTTGCCGAAGAAGATCTCCGCGAAGCTCTCGGCGATGATGGCCCGGAAGCCGTGGCGGTAGATAGCCTGCGGAGCGTGCTCGCGCGACGAGCCGCAGCCGAAGTTGGCGTCCGCGAGCAGGACGGTCGCGCCCTCAAAGCGCGGATCGTTCAGCGGGTGAGGCTTTTCACTGCCGTCTTCGCCGTAGCGCACGTCTCTAAAGAGGCCCTCGGCGAGGTCGTCGAAGGTGACGCACTTGAGGTAGCGCGCCGGGATTATTCTGTCGGTGTCGATGTCGTCGCCGGGAAGGTAGACGCCTCGGCCACGTACTTGAGTAATCCTCTCGAGCGCCATCAGGCCACCGCCTCCCGAACGCCGAAGACTTCGCGCGCGTCGCTGACTTTGCCCGTCACCGCCGCCGCGGCGACCATCACCGGACTCATCAAGACGGTGCGGCCGGTGGCGCTGCCCTGGCGGCCCTTGAAGTTGCGGTTGCTCGAGCTGGCGCAGAGCTCGTCGCCGATGAGCTTGTCGGGGTTCATGGCCAGGCACATCGAACAGCCCGCCTCGCGCCACTCGAAGCCGGCGTCCCTAAAGACCTCGTCGATGCCCAGCTCCTGACAGAGAGCCGCCACCACCTGCGAACCGGGCACGGCGATAGCGCGGACGCCGGCTTTGACCCGGTGGCCCCTCAGGTGCTTGGCCACCTCGACGAAGTCCGAAAGCCTGCCATTGGTGCAAGAGCCGAGAAAGGCCACGTCGATCTTCGTGCCCGCGATGGCGGCGCCGCCCTTGAGCTTCATGTGCTCGAGGGCTTCGGCAATGGCCGCCTTATCGTGCTCGGGGGCGTTCTCGACCGTCGGCACGCGCGCCAAGATGGAGACCGCCTGGCCCGGATGGATGCCCCAGGTGACGGTGGGCGCGATGCTCTCGGCGCGGATAGTGACCACGTCGTCGTAGGCGCAGCCGGGGTCGGAGGCGAAGCCCTGCCAGCGCGCCACCGCCTCGTCCCAGGCCTGAGCCTTGGGCGCATAAGGGCGGCCCCGCAAGAACTCGAAGGTCGTCTCGTCGGGGTTGACGTAGCCGCAACGCGCCCCGCCTTCGATCGACATGTTGCAGACCGTCATCCGCTCCTCCATGCTCATGCGCGCGAAGACCTCACCGCCGTACTCGTAGGCGTAGCCGATGCCGCCCTTGACGCCCAGCGTCTTGATGATGTGCAGAATCACGTCCTTGGCGTAGACGCCGGGGCCGAGTTCGCCGTCTACCTCGATGCGCCTGAGCTTGGGCTTGGTGATCGCCAGCGTCTGCGTCGCCAAGACGTCGCGCACCTGGCTGGTGCCGATGCCAAAGGCGACCGCGCCAAAGGCGCCGTGGGTCGAGGTGTGCGAGTCGCCGCAGGCGATGGTGGTGCCGGGCTGGGTGATGCCCTGCTCGGGGCCGACCACGTGGACGATGCCCTGCTTGCCGCTCTCGAGGTCGAAATAGGTGACGCCGAAGTCCTCGCAGTTGCGCCTGAGGGCGGTGATCATCTCGTCGGCCAAGGGGTCGGCGAAGGGCTGAACGCGGGTGTCCGTAGGCACGATGTGATCGACGGTGGCGAAGGTCCGCTCGGGGTAACGCACCCCCAGCCCCAGCTCGCGCAGCATGCCAAAGGCCTGCGGGCTCGTCACCTCGTGGATCAGGTGGGTGCCGATCAGGAGCTGCGTCTGCCCGTTCTGCAGCGTCCTCACGCTGTGGGCCTCCCAGACCTTCTCTAAAAGATTCTTGGCTTGACTCATCGTCACCTCTCCAAACAAAAGCCCCCGGCTTCCGGGGGCGTCACCACCTTCTTATGACTCCGGGAGCGTCACCACCTTACGGTGAGTTGCGACTAGACGCCGGCGTCCCCGGTACGAAAGGGCGCCAGGGCTAGTCGGAACTCGGCGGCTACGGTTTGCATCGATTTCAGTATAAGCGGGGCTTTTTGCCGCTGTCAATGATGTACTATTGCTGCACAGCGAAGGGAGGAACGCACCATGCGCACCACCATCAATCTGGACGAGGGGCTGCTCGCCGAGGCCCAGCGCCTCACCGGCATGAAGGAACGGACCGTCCTCATCCACGAGGGGCTGCGGGCCCTGATCGAGCGCGAGAGCGCCCGGCGCCTAGCCAGGCTCGGCGGCAGCGAGCCGCAGTTGCAGAGGCTACCCCGCCGACGCTCTGAACCCGCGTGATCCTGAGCGACACCTCCGTCTGGATCGACCACCTGCGCGAGGGCAGCCCAGTGCTGGCCGAGACGCTTGAGGACGCCCGCGTCTTGATGCATCCTTTCGTCCTGGGCGAGTTGGCTTGCGGCAATCTCAAGAACCGCCGAGAGGTGCTAAAACAGCCGAGCCGGACCTGAAACCGCTGTGCACTTTGCACCCTTCTCACCCAGACCGGCGGTTATACTCAGCCTGGTAGACTGTAGATACAGATAACAGATAAGGTCGGTTCCAGAGTTATGCGCTACCTCGTTCTCAGCGACATCCACGCCAACCACGTCGCCCTTGCGGCCGTGCTCGAGCACGCCGGCGCTCAGGCCTGGGACGGGCTGGTGTTTTTGGGCGACGCCGTGGGCTACGGCGCCCAGCCCGAGGAGGTGGTCCAGGCGCTCATGCGCTTAGGGCCCGCCGTCGCCATCTGCGGCAACCACGAGCTGATGGTCCTCAAGCTCGCCGACGGCCACAGGATCGGCGGGGGCGCGGTCGCCGAGATCGCCGCGCGCCACAGCCGGGAGCTTTCCGCCGAGAGCCTGGGCTTTTTGCGGGGCCTCGAGCTCGAGGCCCTCCGCGAGGGCTGGGCCGCCGTCCACGGCGCGCTCAGAAAGCCCTGGGAGTACATCATCAGCGTGCCCAGCGCCAGGATGAACCAGCCGCTGATGAAGCGCGACCTCTACTTCGTCGGCCACACCCACGTTCCCATGGCTTATATCCTCAGCAGCAAAGGGGGTACTCAGCGCTGGCAGCCCGTGAGCTGCCTCCAAGCGCATACCGCGATCGAGCTTCAGGCCGGCCAGCAGGCCTTCGTCAACCCGGGCTCGGTCGGCCAGCCGAGGGACGGCAGCGTGCTGGCAAGCTACGCCATTTTCGACGAGGCGTCGCGGCGCATCGAGATCTTCCGGATCGCCTTCGACCATGAGGCGGCGCGGGCGGTGGCGCAGGCGCGCGGCTATGGCCAGCCGGTGCTTCGCTGAGGCGCGACATGAAGAGTCGAGACGGAAGGCTGTGCGGCCGGCCTCCTGCAGGCGCCACGCCTGGGATGGTGGCGGGACGCTTCTCGTGATACATACTCCTTATGCACGTCCTTGATGAACCTCGTGATGAACAGACTTGTGATAGATAGAGGGAAATGGCCATAGCGATTATCTTAAAGTTACATAGGTCGGGACTGCGGGACCGGCCGGGGGCTGACCGGTGCCCGAAGCTCGTTTTGCGCGGAGCGTTGACGGCCTCTGCGACGGCCTCTGCAAGGTCACTGCCGGACAACAGCGCGCTCAGGGGCAACGGGGCGGCCACCACGCCATTAGCCACCATGCCATCAGGGAGATAGGGAGACATTAAATGGACCGAAACATGGATCAGGACAACAGCGAAGTCGTTTCCTTTGGAGATCTTTTCAGCTTTATCCGCCGGGGCCTGCTCTACGCCCTGGCGGTCGGGCTCGTCGCCGCCGGCGCGGCCTACCTGATCAGCCGCAGCATCGAGCCCAGCTACCGGGCTCGGGCCACCCTCTTAGCCGCCCAGCTCAGCCCCGAACTCCGCTCCTTTGGCGTCTCGCTGGTGACCGCGCCCTCGCTCGACGCCGGCACCTACCGCGCCGCCGCCGTCAGCGATCCGGTTCTTGTGGCCGCCATGGCCCGGCTGGGGCTGAACGATACCGGTCAGCAGGCCGTCCAGGACTTCAGGGACAGCATGGGCGTGCGCAGCGAGGACACCAGGACCTCGAGCCTGCTCCACATCGACGTCGAGAGCTCTTCGCCCGAGGAGGCCGCCCAGCGGGCCAACGCGGTCACGGCAGCACTGCTGGCCTGGGACGTGGGCCGGGCCAGCCAGAACCTGCAGCGCATCGTCTTGACCCTAGAAGAGCAGATCGCCTCGCTCGACGCGCAGATGGCGGCGCTCGCCGGCGGCGCCGACACGCCCAGCCAGGAGCAGCAAGACCAGCTCACCGGCCTCAGCACCTTGCGCGCCCAGCAGCAGACGCAGCTCAGTTCGGCTAGGGCGCTCAGCAACTCGGCCGTCGGCCTGCTCGAGGTGCTCCAGCCCGCGCCGGCGCCGCTCCGGCCGGTGTCGCCGCGCCCACTCTTGAACGCCGCCCTGGCGCTGGTGCTGGGCGTGTTCCTGACTTACGGGCTGATGCTCTTGAGAGACGCCCTCAACACCCGCGTGCGCAGCGTCGAGGACTTAGCGCGGCTCAGCGGCCTGCCGGTCTTAGCCGAGTTTCCCAAGCAGGCGCCGGGCACCAGGCGGCTGCCCCGCGAGGCCTCGAGCTACTTGAGGACCAACGTGCTCTTCGCCACCGCCGACGCCTATCCCAAGATAATCCTGGTGACCAGCGCCCAGCCGGGCGAGGGCAAGACCAGCACCGCGCTCAGCCTGGCCGAGAGCTTTGCCCGCAATGACCACAAGACGCTGATCGTCGACGCCGATATGCGCAAGCCCGCCCTGAGCAAGGAGTACAACCTGAACCCCGCCCAGTACCAGCCGCTCAGGGCTCACCTCGAGAACCTCCATCAGGACTATGCTCCGGCCAAGCTTGCCGGGGCGGGGTCGGACAACCTCTACCTGATCCCCAGCTTCGAGCCCGCGCCGGCGCCTTCTGAGCTTCTGCACCACGGCTTCAGGCAGCGCCTCGACGAGTGGCGGCAGGACTACGACGTTATAATCATCGACTCACCGCCGGTGTTGCCGGTAGCCGACGCCCTGATTCTGGCGCCGCTGTGCACCGGCACCCTGCTGGCGGCCAGCCCGCAGGGGTCGGACCGGCGTCAGGTGCAGGCGGCGGCGGAGACGCTGCAGCGGGTGGGGGTGCGGATGCTGGGGGTGGTGGCGACCAACGTCGCCTACGCCAAAGGGGGCGGCAAGGCCAACGGCTACGGCTATGGCTACGGCTACGGCGAGCAGGAAGAGGAAGGGGCCGCGGCCGCGCCCCGGCCCGCCAAGCTTGACGAGAAGGTGCTGGTCTCGCTCCACAAGTCGAAGCAGCCCTCCGACTAAGGGTGTGGCCTGGCGCGGAAGCAGCACGACCATGCTCATCGACCACGCGTATCGACGATGCTTGACGATCATGCTTAAGAGCTTGGACGCGGTCTTGCCGTCCCTCGTCGCGCTGCTCGCCGTCGCGGTCGTCGCCATCGGGCCGCTGGGACCCATCGCCGGCGTGCCCACGGCGCAGGCCCAAATCCTCGTCGTCCTGGCGCTCGTCGCGCTGGCCTTCTACAGCTCGAGCAGACCGCAGGCCGCAGCCGTCCCCAGGCCCGTGCTCCTCTACGCCGCCGTCTCCATCGTGCTCTTCTGGTGGCTGATGATCAGCTCGGCCTGGACCCTCTCCCAGGCCCAGTTTCGCAACGACATCACCTCGCTGTGGCTGCTTATCGCGCTGGTCCTGGCGCTGACCTTTTCGCTCACGCCGGGGAGCGTCCGCAGGCTGCTCCGCTACGGCTGCCTGGCGAGCGCCGCCTTGGGCGTCTACATCCTGAGCGGCTACCTGCTGTCCGGGGACTTCTCGGGGTACACCAGCGTGGTGCGCAACTTTTATCTGGGCGCGGCCATGGCCGTGGGCATCGGCGCGGTGGGAGCGAGCCTGCAGTGGCTCGTCGCCGAGCAGCCCAGGTGGCCGTGGGGGC is a window of Deinococcota bacterium DNA encoding:
- a CDS encoding metallophosphatase family protein → MRYLVLSDIHANHVALAAVLEHAGAQAWDGLVFLGDAVGYGAQPEEVVQALMRLGPAVAICGNHELMVLKLADGHRIGGGAVAEIAARHSRELSAESLGFLRGLELEALREGWAAVHGALRKPWEYIISVPSARMNQPLMKRDLYFVGHTHVPMAYILSSKGGTQRWQPVSCLQAHTAIELQAGQQAFVNPGSVGQPRDGSVLASYAIFDEASRRIEIFRIAFDHEAARAVAQARGYGQPVLR
- the leuC gene encoding 3-isopropylmalate dehydratase large subunit gives rise to the protein MSQAKNLLEKVWEAHSVRTLQNGQTQLLIGTHLIHEVTSPQAFGMLRELGLGVRYPERTFATVDHIVPTDTRVQPFADPLADEMITALRRNCEDFGVTYFDLESGKQGIVHVVGPEQGITQPGTTIACGDSHTSTHGAFGAVAFGIGTSQVRDVLATQTLAITKPKLRRIEVDGELGPGVYAKDVILHIIKTLGVKGGIGYAYEYGGEVFARMSMEERMTVCNMSIEGGARCGYVNPDETTFEFLRGRPYAPKAQAWDEAVARWQGFASDPGCAYDDVVTIRAESIAPTVTWGIHPGQAVSILARVPTVENAPEHDKAAIAEALEHMKLKGGAAIAGTKIDVAFLGSCTNGRLSDFVEVAKHLRGHRVKAGVRAIAVPGSQVVAALCQELGIDEVFRDAGFEWREAGCSMCLAMNPDKLIGDELCASSSNRNFKGRQGSATGRTVLMSPVMVAAAAVTGKVSDAREVFGVREAVA
- the leuD gene encoding 3-isopropylmalate dehydratase small subunit, with amino-acid sequence MALERITQVRGRGVYLPGDDIDTDRIIPARYLKCVTFDDLAEGLFRDVRYGEDGSEKPHPLNDPRFEGATVLLADANFGCGSSREHAPQAIYRHGFRAIIAESFAEIFFGNAVTLGMPCALASRARIRELAGAVATEPNTEITVDVEASTVSFGGKTVDIEIRESARNALINGRWDPIADLLEGADEVAKTAAGLAYLHPVLPSPAGVTAGARPTRASEPG
- a CDS encoding polysaccharide biosynthesis tyrosine autokinase translates to MDRNMDQDNSEVVSFGDLFSFIRRGLLYALAVGLVAAGAAYLISRSIEPSYRARATLLAAQLSPELRSFGVSLVTAPSLDAGTYRAAAVSDPVLVAAMARLGLNDTGQQAVQDFRDSMGVRSEDTRTSSLLHIDVESSSPEEAAQRANAVTAALLAWDVGRASQNLQRIVLTLEEQIASLDAQMAALAGGADTPSQEQQDQLTGLSTLRAQQQTQLSSARALSNSAVGLLEVLQPAPAPLRPVSPRPLLNAALALVLGVFLTYGLMLLRDALNTRVRSVEDLARLSGLPVLAEFPKQAPGTRRLPREASSYLRTNVLFATADAYPKIILVTSAQPGEGKTSTALSLAESFARNDHKTLIVDADMRKPALSKEYNLNPAQYQPLRAHLENLHQDYAPAKLAGAGSDNLYLIPSFEPAPAPSELLHHGFRQRLDEWRQDYDVIIIDSPPVLPVADALILAPLCTGTLLAASPQGSDRRQVQAAAETLQRVGVRMLGVVATNVAYAKGGGKANGYGYGYGYGEQEEEGAAAAPRPAKLDEKVLVSLHKSKQPSD
- a CDS encoding type II toxin-antitoxin system VapB family antitoxin, with the protein product MRTTINLDEGLLAEAQRLTGMKERTVLIHEGLRALIERESARRLARLGGSEPQLQRLPRRRSEPA